The region ACTGATCTTCTTTTGAATGAGAGGCCATAAATGCTTCATAATATTGCTCAGACTCATGTGTCACTTCCTCTATTTTAGAATTGACTTTATGTAAGATATCGTTGTTAATATCTTTTTCGAGTTCAGGAAAAGATGTGTTTGAAAGACCTGGAACCGTTAAGTCGATTTTAAGTAGAGGGGACTCGGTGTGTTCTTCTTTGACGGTATTGACGTAGTTGAGAGAGTCCTTGGCATAAATTTTAATCTCACAAAGTAAACACATGGCGATGAAACTTAGAAATAACCATCGTTTTTTCATGGTAATCATCCTCCTTTAACTTTAATTTGTTCGAATTAAAAGAAAGTATACAAAAGAAAAAAAGATGCATAGACATCTTTTTAGATATATGAAAGTTGATAAACGAGAAATCGTTCCCGATGATTTTTATGATGATTTGGAAGCGGGATGTTATGAATTAAGGAAAAGGCTGTTTTGTGCTCTAAATAGTAAAGATAGTCATCAGATGGATAGTAGAAGATGAGTTCAACACATCGTGGATGCTCTTCAAGGGATATTAAAATTTTTTCGATGACTTTTCGAAGGATTTGAATCGAGAAAGGATTAAAAAAATAAAACTTGTTATCGAGTGGATCGATGTTATATTCTTCTGCATAACAGCATAGAAACTTTATTTTCTCTTCTTTTAATGGGTATTTTTTTTGGTAGTTAAGTTGATTATGAATCGCATCCTGATAATACGTTTCATTCATTTCAATGCCAGTCACATAAGCCTGGAATTGATGATGAATATAAAAATTTAAACGGCCCTTTCCGCAACCAAAATCAACAATGTGATCATTTTTAGTTAATTGATAGTGATTAAATAACGTTTCAAGAACGTCATAAGGGGTTGGTTCGTAGCGATGATATTTAGCAGAGGTATGATATTTGTCTTCTCCACTCGTTTGAATATTTAATAAAGTTTCATATTTTTTTTCGTTCATGGTGATTACCTTTCTATGTGGTCTCTTGCCTTTATTGTAGGACTTTATAGGCAATTTATCAAGGTTGGTTTCAAAAAACGACTTTATTTGCCCACTTAAGCGATTAAAGTGATAGTAACTAAGGGGGGATTGTGTGTTATCCATTTTAATAAAGCCAGCATCAAGTCGTTGTAATTTAAAATGTAAGTATTGTTTTTATGAGGATGAGAGTTTGAATCGGAGCCAATCTGATTATGGGATGATGAAAGTAGAAACTCTAGAAGTAATTATAAAAAAAGCATTAGAGTATGAAGTGGATGTTTGTTCATTTTTATTTCAGGGAGGGGAACCCACGTTAGTAGGACTTCATTTTTATGAGCATGTCATCAAGTTTCAACAACGTTATAATGTGCATCACGTAAAGATTATGAATTCGATTCAAAGTAATGGTTTGCTCCTAGATGAATCATGGGCGCACTTTTTTAAACAGCATGACTTTTTAGTCGGTCTTTCGATTGATGGGATTAAAGTAACGCATGAATGTTATAGAGGGAAGAATTTTGATCAAGTGGTGAAGGCAGCCGAGTTATTAAAGCGATTTGAAGTGCCATTTAATGTATTAACAGTTGTGACGGATGAGGTTTGTGAGCAGATTGCAGCGATTTACACGTTCTATAAACAGCATCATTTTAGATATTTACAATTTATACCGTGTCTAGATTCACTTGATAATCACAATTATCTTAGTGTGGACTCCTATACCACTTTTTTAAAGACGTTATTTCAGTTATGGTTTGACGATGCAACGAAGGGAAATTTAATTTCTATTGGCTATTTTGATGATTTGCTACATCTTTTATGTGCAGAGTTTCCGAAGACGTGTGGAAGACTTGGACGATGTGGAATGCATTATGTTTTGGAGGCAGATGGTAGTGTTTATCCGTGTGATTTTTATATGATGGATGCTTATTATTTGGGAAATTTGCTTCAAGATAATTTTGAAGTGTTAAATGATAAACGACGAGACCTTCAGTTTTTAGAACCGATTTTTTCTAAGACGTGCAAGAAGTGCAAATGGTATCGTTTATGTTATGGGGGATGTCGTCGTGAGCGAGTATCACAATTAGGTGTCAATAAGTATTGTCAGGCCTATCAAGCCTTTTTGGAGGAAGCTTATCCGTTACTTCAGTGGATGGCAAATAGGATTTTAATGACTAACATATAGACAAAACTGAGGTGGGGATTTTAGGGTGATATAATAAGGTTAGCGCATACAAGTGGAGGGGGATTTATGCAAAGACCGAATATTGTGTTTTTATTTTGTGATCAGCAGCGTTTTGATACACTAGGTGTGAATGGGCAACCGCTTGATATGACACCTAATTTGGATGCTTTGGCGTTTGAGGGCGTAAATTTTTTACATGCTTATACACCACAACCTGTTTGTGGACCTGCGCGTTCTTGCTTACAGTCGGGATTGTTTGCAACAGAAACAGGGTGTTTTGTGAATGGAATTTCGTTACCAGAGAGGCAGCCAACGCTAGCCAAGTCACTTCGTGAGGCAGGATATGAAACGGCCTATGTTGGAAAGTGGCATTTGGCAACGGATCGTGAACAGAATTATGAGACGGTTGCCATTCCAAAAGAACGTCGCGGTGGTTATGAGGATTATTGGATGGCATCCGATGTTTTAGAGTTTACGTCGGATGGTTACGGTGGTTTTGTTTTTGATCGAGAGGGGAATAAAGTGGAATTTGAGAAGTACCGTGTCGATGCAATGACAGACTATGTGATAGATTACTTAATGAATCGAAATAAAGAAGTGCCATTTTTCTTATTTGCTTCTTATATTGAACCACATCATCAAAATAATCATCATGCTTTTGAAGGTCCAATAGGGAGTAAAGAGCAATTTGCTAACTTTGTAAAACCGGATGATTTAGCAGAGGGAAGTGGAGATTGGGAAGCTCAGATGCCTGATTATTTAGGCTGTTGTCACTCTCTTGATCAAAATGTCGGACGGATTATATCAGTGTTAAAAGAACAAGGTATTTATGAAAATACACTCATTATTTATACGAGTGATCATGGGTGTCATTTTAAAACGATGAAAAAGTATATTAATCCGTTTGGAGCGGATGACTATAAGCGCTCACCTGATGAGAATTCAATACATATTCCACTTGTGATGAGAGGACCAGGATTTTTAGGTGGGGTTATGGAAGTGAAACTCGTCAGTCTCCTTGATTTACCGAAAACGATATTGAGCCTAGCAAAGGTGGATTCAGACTTTATGCAGGGGCGTGACCTTCAAACTATTTTTACGGATGATGAGTGGGAGAATGAAGTTTATATCCAGATTAGTGAAAGTATGGTCGGACGGGCACTTAGAACGGAGCGTTATAAGTATGTAATTCATGCTCCGCATAAAAAGCCGTTTGAAGATTTTGGAAGTGATTACTATGTTGAGGGATGGCTCTATGATTTAAAGAAAGATCCACTTGAGAAGCATAACTTGATTGATGATTTGGACTATGAAGAAGTTAAAAAAGTGTTGCGTGAGAAGATAATGAAGCATGGGAATCGTGCTCATGAGGTGTTCAATATAGTTGTGAATTAAAAAAAGAGTGTCGCCATTGCAGCGACACTTTTTGGTTATTTAACGATAATGTATTGACCTTTACGTGGTCCACGAGATGGAGTATTAACACGATGACCTAGTGCAATACTTGTTTGGAATTCGTATCCATCAGGGAGATTGAATTCTTTTTTATAGTGTTCGAATTTATCACTGTTATTAATCGCCAGAATTCCATCAACCCAACACGCTGCAAGATTTAAGTCTTCGGCTGCGAGTAGGATGTTTTGTGTACACGTTGCAGCGTCAACAATAGGTGTTTTAGCTGTTTTATTGACGGCAACTAAAATAGCAGCAGGAGCGTAGAAGAAGTGTGCTTTTGTGTCTTGATGAATGGCTTGAATATCTTTGTCAAGTTGTTCAACTTTTTCTTTGTTTAAAATACCAACAAGGTACCAAGGTTGTTCGTTTTCACTACTTGGGGCATATAGGCCAGCTTCTAATAATACTTTAAGTTGGTCTTCAGTTAAAGGTGTGTCTTGGTATTCACGATGGCTACTTGATTTTGAGATTGCTTCTAATGTATTCATCATCAATCAACTCCGTTATCTAAAATTTTCTTTGTTAGTTTTAACAATTAAAAGTTAGCTCATGCATGGAATAATGGGTGGAGTGCGAGTTTTGGTTTCATTGACGCTTGAGGAGAAGATTTAGTATAATAAAAAAATCTGTATGATTTTTTTGTCTATAGAAAGAGGAGTATCATGAAAGTTTTTGGGACGGTAAAGGTGATTCCTAAAAAGAATCCACGAGAGTTATATGAACACCAGTTAGAAGCAATCAGTTGTTTAGATGAGATGGATGAACAATCATCTTTTCGTACGCTCGTAGTCATTCCAACCGGTGGTGGGAAAACGTTGACAGCTAGTTGGTGGTTACTTAAAAAGGCGTTGAATGAGGGAAAGAAAGTGTTATGGATTGCGCATCGTCAAATGTTACTTGAACAGGCATTGATGACGTTTAAACAGAATGCATACGCTACTTGTATGCCAACGCGTTGGAGTTTTGATTATCGAATTGTTTCTGGCATTCATGATAAAGTGAGTCAGATAAAAAAAGAGGATGATTTGTTAATCATTAGTAAGGATAGTTTAGTTAGTCGTCTAAATGGATTAAAATCTTGGTTAAAGGATCAAAAAGAAGTATATGTCGTGATTGATGAGGCGCATCATGCACCTGCGAAGTCGTATCAAACTATTTTAAATTATATAGATTCACAGGTTGAACAGGTCAAATTGCTGGGATTAACGGCGACACCTTTTAGGACGGAAGAAAAAGAGTCCGGTATTTTAGCTCAGATTTTTAGGGATGATATTTGCTATAAAATTGATTTAACAGATTTAATTAAGCGTGGCATTTTAGCAAGGCCTCATTTTGAAGAGTGTACAACGGATTTAACTTTTACAGCAACACCCAAAGAGTTACAAAAAATGAAGATTTCCGATATTATTTCCGGGGAAATCGCCACAAAATTAGTCGGACATAAAGTGCGAAATGCGATGATTGTCAACCATTATAAATTGAATCAAGACCGTTATCAACAGACGATTGTGTTTGCGATTAATCGGATGCATGCTCTTGTTTTGAAAACTTTATTTGAAAAAGCAGAGATTAGATGTGGAATTGTGATTTCTCGTGATTTGATGGAATTAGCACATCAAAATCAAGAAGTTATCACTGCTTATCAACAGGGAAAAATTCAAGTTTTAATTAACGTCAATATTTTAACTGAGGGGATTGATTTACCTTGTACAAAAACGGTCTTTTTAACTAGACCTACGGTTTCGAGTATTTTGATGACGCAAATGATTGGTCGTGCATTAAGAGGAGAGGTCGCTGGAGGCACAAAAGATGCGTATTTAGTTAGTTTTGTAGATGATTGGCAGGATCAAATTGCGTGGATTAATTCAGAAAGTATTTTTTATCAGTCTACAGATGTGATGGATGAGGAGCAGGTTTCAGAGTCTTTAAAAGTAGTGGAGATGATTTCGTTAAAGCAACTTGAGCTATTTGCACAGATGCTTGATGATAGTGTCGATACGAAAGAACTTGAGAAGATTCCATTTATTAAACGAGTCCCACTAGGTCTTTATAATGTGACGCTTGGGAAGAAGAGCCATCCTGTTTTAGTTTACGATAGTACAAAAAGACGCTATGAGCATTTGATTAAGCAATTGCCATCCTTTTTTGAGTATCATCAGATTAACGAAACTAGCTTATCAAGAGAGAAACTGAAAGAGTTAAGTTCGATTTGTTCGAGACGTTGTTTCACAGGTGAAATTGTTCCGGCTTACGATGAACGAGATATTATGGCGATTTTAAAATATTATGCGAAGTATCGAGTGAAACCGCCTTTTTTATCATTTGATGAACTCGATCGTGAGAAAATTGATCTTAAAGCGGTTGCCACCTTTATTATTGAGCAGGATCTGACTCGGTCACAGCAAGTAAGTTATATTGATGAGCTGTGGAATGATGCGACGAAGTTGTATTCTATTTATTTTCATAAGAAGTCCTTTTTTATGAGGCAGTTAAATCTTGAGTTAAGACGCTTGATGAAGGAGGGAATTAGAGGATGATGTATACACCAAAAGAAGTGGCACAGTTTTTAAGGATTTCTGATTTTCCGTATTCAAAAGAACGAAAAATCATCCACATGATTTACTCACAGGAAGCTTCAATTTATGAAAGGTTGGTGGATGTTGAGCTTGAATTATTAGTTGAAGGACGCGAATTAATTAAAAATCAGGAGGAGGCTTTGTGGAGTTTTTTCAAGGTTATCAAGTTGCGGCTTGTGTACAATGAAGAGTGCGAGTTTGTCCGCATTAAGCTTCGAACTGTCTTAAAAGAGTTTGGTTATAAGCGTCGTAGTGACAAGTTGATGAGTGAAATTCAGTTGATATTGGATACTTTAGAATTAGACACATTTTTGAAGGGATATGTGGGGTGTGAGTTAAAGGAAATCGATTTAGATGACTTTGTGATGATTAGGTTGCAAAATAAACATTAAGAGTGGAATAGTTATGATAGAATACAAAAAGATAGGAGTGAACTTGATGTATAAGAATCAAATTAAAAGGTATCAGCCGATAAATGAACAAGAAGTTCAAGATCAAAAGGTGATGCTTGATTATATAGAGGCATTTTCTCACAATCTTTTAACACGTGAAAATGAATTTGCACATTTAACAAGTTCTGGTTTTATTTTAAATGAAACATTGGATAAAGTTTTAATGATTTATCATAATTTATATCAAAGCTGGGCTTGGACAGGTGGCCATGCAGATGGAGAAGCTGACTTATTAAAAGTTGCGATAAAAGAGGCAAAAGAGGAAACTGGCGTGGTGAATATTCGTCCTCTAAGTGAGGAAATAATGGCGCTTGATATTTTGCCAGTTTGGGGACATATGAAAAAAGGTCAATATGTTAGTTCACATTTGCATTTAAATGTTTCTTATTTATTAGTCGCAAGTGAAGCCGATATTTTAAGAATTAAAGAAGATGAAAATAGTAATGTTGGGTGGTTACCGATTGATGAGTTAGCATCGTTTTGTGATGAACCACAGATGTTACCTGTCTATGAAAAACTGGTGAATAAATCAAAAAAAATTACAAAATAATCTACAAAAATGAAGGGGGATTATTTAATTAAGGTTCTTTGTCAAATAGTGTTGCTGATTAATTTGTAACCTATTATAATGAACGACCGAATTGAAATCCTAGTAGCTATGCTGCTAGGATTTTTCTTTTGGGTTTAGTTAGATTTTGAATCATAAGAATTCTTGATTTGAAATGATAGAAGCTGCGATATCCAAACGCGATACGTTTGATGACTTTAACGCGATACGTTTGATGACTTTAATTTTATTATTGATTCCTTCAATAGGACCATTAGTATAGGGAGTAGTCAGAGTATTGTAGATATAAGAAGTATAGGTTTTAAAGGTTTGAAAAGATGTTTGAAGTTCGGGTGAAATCATTGGATGTTCTGTTTCAAGTAAGTGATTAAATCGATTCACATTTTTCGATTGAATGGCGAATAGTAAATCTTGATAAAGCTCATAAGTTGCTTTTAATTCAGGTGATAAATCGAGAAGGAAGTTTAAGATATCTATTTCACGCATCGGTTGCTTAAAACAATAAACAGATCGATAAGTTGTGGTATCGAGTAGGGTATGTGATTTTAAAAATAGTCGCCAGTAACGTTTGAATTTACGACCATGTTTTTTGAATTTTTTCATTAATCGAATACGTGTTTTATTGAGTGCACGGGAGATATGTTGAACGAGGTGAAACTTATCAAGGACAATTTTGGCATGAGGAAAAAGCTCCTTAATCAAACTGATATAAGGGGCGTACATATCAGTGACAATATGTTTCACACGCGCACGAGCTTCTTTTGTGTATCGCTTGAAATAAGTCTGAAGAGAGGTTAAGCGTCGATCTTCAATGATATCAATAATCTGCTTGGTATCTGCATCACAAAAGATAAAAGACATATGACCCTCAGCCGATTTTACCGATTTAAATTCATCAAAACAAAGATTTTCAGGTAGATCATTAAAGTTCAAAGTTTGAGATTCATAAAAGCTATGAATGATCCGATTAACGGTTGAATGAGAAACTTGATGGCGACGGGCAATATCGCACTCTGAAATTTTATTTTGAGCTTCTAAAGCAATCGCGTGTTTCGTATTGTAAGAAATATAACAGTTCTTTTCAACAATAGATGTTTTTAATGTAAAGGTGGATTGACAATGCCCACAATAATAACGCTGTTTCTTTAAAACTAAATAGGTATCATGGAGTGATACTTTTGGAATGATAATTCGAGAAGTTTTAAACCCATGCTTTTTAAAATTGGAATCAAAAAGAGTTCCACAGTGTTCACAATGAGTGGGTTGGTAAGATAAGATTCCCTTAAAAACAAAGCTAGTGATCCCATTTAATTTAACTTCTTCAAAATAATCTTCAGGAAAGATGATATTTTTATCTTTAATATTTAAAAATTTTCTAGTAGAATATGAGTGAGACATCAAAAATTATCCTTTCAATATTGTTTTAGCCGATAACATTGTAACAGGATAGAGACTTGATGTCTCTTTTTTGATGCCATAAAAAAGGCGTTGCTTAGTTTGCAACACCAAATATTATAGAACCTTAATTAATCACTTTTTATTTTTTATATTTTTGTTAATTTTTATGTTAATTTGTTGATTTGATGGAAAAAAATGTGTATAATCTGGGTGTAAGTGAAAAGGAAAAATAGAGAAACAAATGTATGAAACAGGTATCAAAGGAGAAATCCTTTAATACATATTAAATTCAACGGCCATATTGAATTTTAGGGAGGACAAAAAAAGTGAAAAAATTATTAGCTTCGCTAACAGTAGTATTAGGATTATCAACAGTGGTAGCTTGCTCAAATGAAACAAAAGGAGAACAAGTAACACCTGAAACACCTACTACAGAAGAATCAACAGACACAACAAAAGAAACAGGTAATGACTTAGTTGTTACAATTAATGAACCAGTTTCAATCGAATTCTGGCATGCGATGTCAGGAGATAATGAAAAAGTTGTAAACGAATTAGTTGAAAACTTTAATTCAACAATTGGACAAGAAAAAGGAATTACGGTAACTCCTGTTTATCAAGGAGCTTATAATGATTTAAAATCTAAAACAACAGCCGCTATCAAAGCAAAAAATGCACCAGCTATTTCTCAGGCATATCCTGATTGGGTAGCAGAATATTTACAATCAGGTGCAGTTGTTGCTTTAAATGAATATATCGAACACCCAGAAGTAGGAATCACTGATTTTGAAGATATTGCAGAAGCATATCGCTTAGAAAACAGTCAATATACAACAGATGGAACGTTCTACTCATTACCATTTAATAAATCAACAGAAGTTTTATATTACAATAAAACATTCTTCGAAGAACATGGTTTAACAGTTCCAACAACTTGGACAGAATTAGAAGAAGTTTCTAAACAAATCACTGAAATTACTGGAAAACCAGCTTTCGGATTTGACTCAGCTCAAAATGCGTTCATCACATTAGTTCAACAATTTGGAGGACAATATACAACATCTCAAGGTGAAGTCTTATTCGGTGAAACTGATGCTGCAGTACAAGCATTAGAGATGATTAAACGTAATACAGATGCTGGATATTGGCGTTTACCAGGGGAAGATAAATATATGTCAGGACCATTCGTTTCTGAATTAGTTCATATGTTTATTGGATCAACTTCAGGATCGACTCATGTTGTGAATGATAACTTTGAATGGGATTCTGCTCCAATTCCACAAGTTTCTGACGATACAAAAGCAGTTATCCAACAAGGAACTAATGTTGTTGTTATGAACTTAGGTCAAACTGATGAGCAAGTTTATGCTGCGTATGAGTTTGCTAAATATTTAGGATCTTATGAAGCAAATCTTTTATGGGCAACGAACACAGGATACTTACCAATTCGTCAATCAGTTATTGATTCAGCTGAATATCAAGCGTATATTTCTGAATCAGGAAACTCAACAAAACAAACTGGACCAGCACAAGCAGACTACTACTTCTATGATCCAGCATTCTATACAGATACTTTCTCTTCTTATAATGTGCGTACAGAAGCAGGATTAGCCATTGAACGTGTTGTATTAGAAGGTATGGAACCTGCTGCAGCAGTTGAAGCAGCATTAAAAGCTTTAAAATAATTATAGTGACCAAAACACCGCTATTTAGCGGTGTTTTTTAATGTTAAAATACTTTCCTATTAGTTTTATCGAAATCGTATTTGATAAGCAGATTAGGATAGCAGGAGTTATTATTCTTTTCTTTAAATAATCAATAGAAGGTAGTCTTTTTTTATTTTACTTCGCGAAAGGTTGGATGGAATTTCAGAATTTGTCGTTTTCTGTTATAATGATAGAAGTATGAATTTTGTTAGGAGTTGTTTAAATGTTAGTAGATTTACATATGCATACGTATTATTCAGATGGCTCATTTTCGCCGCGTGAAATGGTTCAATTAGCAAAGAAAAAAGGATTAGGATTGATTTCAGTAACTGATCATAACACCATTGAAGCTCATGAAGAGTTTGAAGCTGCCTGTCAAGAGTTAGAGATGAATTATGTGGTAGGGGTGGAGTTAGACTGTGTGTTTAAAACAAAGTCTGTCCATTTATTAGCCTATAATTTTAACGTGAATGAGGAGTTTTTAGCGATTATTCAAAAATCACGTCATCAGTTAGATCAAATGGGGATTGATTTAGTCAAGTTAATGGAAAAGGATTATCCGCAAGTATCGTCTGAAGATTATGAAAATTATACGTATGACCGTACTAAAGGTGGATTTAAAGGCATTCATTATTTAATGGATCGCGGATTAACGGATAATTTAATGGATGGTTTTAAATTTTACAAAGAATATGAAGTATTTTACTGGAATTATGAGTTTCCTACTGTTGAAGAGGCCATTGTTCAAATTCATGCGTGTGGTGGTAAAGCGGTGCTTGCTCATCCTGGAAAGTATTATCGTTTTACACCATTAGATGAAGTCGTAGAAGATTTTAAACTTCTGGTGTCACAAGGAATTGATGGAATTGAGTGTTACTATCCGATTCATAGTGAAGAGTTGACAGCATGTTGTGTTGAGTTTTGTCAAGAACATGATTTAATGATAACAGTTGGATGTGATTGTCATGGTGAGATGAGTAAAAAAGAGGATGAATATGTGATGGGATGTATTAAAAAAGAGGATTCAGATTTAGTTTTAAAGTTTTAATACAAAATGATATCGCTTTCGACATAAAATAACATTAGCGATTTTTGGCGTGATTTTTGAAAAAATAATGGTACTTTTTCTTTATAAAAAGGAATAATTTATAATATTTTATAGGGTGTAACCGTTTGCTTATGATATTAAAGCTATTGTTTAATATAAAATCTGGTGTTATAGTCTTCTTGTAAAAGATTTTCTAAATTATGTCAGGGGGCACATATTAATGAAAAAGCTAGTATCATTAGGTTTAGTTGCATCGTTATCTTTCGCGGGATTAGTTGCATGTAGTGGGAATGAGTCAGAGACA is a window of Turicibacter sanguinis DNA encoding:
- a CDS encoding class I SAM-dependent methyltransferase — encoded protein: MNEKKYETLLNIQTSGEDKYHTSAKYHRYEPTPYDVLETLFNHYQLTKNDHIVDFGCGKGRLNFYIHHQFQAYVTGIEMNETYYQDAIHNQLNYQKKYPLKEEKIKFLCCYAEEYNIDPLDNKFYFFNPFSIQILRKVIEKILISLEEHPRCVELIFYYPSDDYLYYLEHKTAFSLIHNIPLPNHHKNHRERFLVYQLSYI
- a CDS encoding anaerobic sulfatase maturase codes for the protein MLSILIKPASSRCNLKCKYCFYEDESLNRSQSDYGMMKVETLEVIIKKALEYEVDVCSFLFQGGEPTLVGLHFYEHVIKFQQRYNVHHVKIMNSIQSNGLLLDESWAHFFKQHDFLVGLSIDGIKVTHECYRGKNFDQVVKAAELLKRFEVPFNVLTVVTDEVCEQIAAIYTFYKQHHFRYLQFIPCLDSLDNHNYLSVDSYTTFLKTLFQLWFDDATKGNLISIGYFDDLLHLLCAEFPKTCGRLGRCGMHYVLEADGSVYPCDFYMMDAYYLGNLLQDNFEVLNDKRRDLQFLEPIFSKTCKKCKWYRLCYGGCRRERVSQLGVNKYCQAYQAFLEEAYPLLQWMANRILMTNI
- a CDS encoding sulfatase-like hydrolase/transferase, giving the protein MQRPNIVFLFCDQQRFDTLGVNGQPLDMTPNLDALAFEGVNFLHAYTPQPVCGPARSCLQSGLFATETGCFVNGISLPERQPTLAKSLREAGYETAYVGKWHLATDREQNYETVAIPKERRGGYEDYWMASDVLEFTSDGYGGFVFDREGNKVEFEKYRVDAMTDYVIDYLMNRNKEVPFFLFASYIEPHHQNNHHAFEGPIGSKEQFANFVKPDDLAEGSGDWEAQMPDYLGCCHSLDQNVGRIISVLKEQGIYENTLIIYTSDHGCHFKTMKKYINPFGADDYKRSPDENSIHIPLVMRGPGFLGGVMEVKLVSLLDLPKTILSLAKVDSDFMQGRDLQTIFTDDEWENEVYIQISESMVGRALRTERYKYVIHAPHKKPFEDFGSDYYVEGWLYDLKKDPLEKHNLIDDLDYEEVKKVLREKIMKHGNRAHEVFNIVVN
- a CDS encoding nitroreductase family protein, yielding MMNTLEAISKSSSHREYQDTPLTEDQLKVLLEAGLYAPSSENEQPWYLVGILNKEKVEQLDKDIQAIHQDTKAHFFYAPAAILVAVNKTAKTPIVDAATCTQNILLAAEDLNLAACWVDGILAINNSDKFEHYKKEFNLPDGYEFQTSIALGHRVNTPSRGPRKGQYIIVK
- a CDS encoding DEAD/DEAH box helicase, producing the protein MKVFGTVKVIPKKNPRELYEHQLEAISCLDEMDEQSSFRTLVVIPTGGGKTLTASWWLLKKALNEGKKVLWIAHRQMLLEQALMTFKQNAYATCMPTRWSFDYRIVSGIHDKVSQIKKEDDLLIISKDSLVSRLNGLKSWLKDQKEVYVVIDEAHHAPAKSYQTILNYIDSQVEQVKLLGLTATPFRTEEKESGILAQIFRDDICYKIDLTDLIKRGILARPHFEECTTDLTFTATPKELQKMKISDIISGEIATKLVGHKVRNAMIVNHYKLNQDRYQQTIVFAINRMHALVLKTLFEKAEIRCGIVISRDLMELAHQNQEVITAYQQGKIQVLINVNILTEGIDLPCTKTVFLTRPTVSSILMTQMIGRALRGEVAGGTKDAYLVSFVDDWQDQIAWINSESIFYQSTDVMDEEQVSESLKVVEMISLKQLELFAQMLDDSVDTKELEKIPFIKRVPLGLYNVTLGKKSHPVLVYDSTKRRYEHLIKQLPSFFEYHQINETSLSREKLKELSSICSRRCFTGEIVPAYDERDIMAILKYYAKYRVKPPFLSFDELDREKIDLKAVATFIIEQDLTRSQQVSYIDELWNDATKLYSIYFHKKSFFMRQLNLELRRLMKEGIRG
- a CDS encoding NUDIX hydrolase, which produces MYKNQIKRYQPINEQEVQDQKVMLDYIEAFSHNLLTRENEFAHLTSSGFILNETLDKVLMIYHNLYQSWAWTGGHADGEADLLKVAIKEAKEETGVVNIRPLSEEIMALDILPVWGHMKKGQYVSSHLHLNVSYLLVASEADILRIKEDENSNVGWLPIDELASFCDEPQMLPVYEKLVNKSKKITK
- a CDS encoding ISL3 family transposase; amino-acid sequence: MSHSYSTRKFLNIKDKNIIFPEDYFEEVKLNGITSFVFKGILSYQPTHCEHCGTLFDSNFKKHGFKTSRIIIPKVSLHDTYLVLKKQRYYCGHCQSTFTLKTSIVEKNCYISYNTKHAIALEAQNKISECDIARRHQVSHSTVNRIIHSFYESQTLNFNDLPENLCFDEFKSVKSAEGHMSFIFCDADTKQIIDIIEDRRLTSLQTYFKRYTKEARARVKHIVTDMYAPYISLIKELFPHAKIVLDKFHLVQHISRALNKTRIRLMKKFKKHGRKFKRYWRLFLKSHTLLDTTTYRSVYCFKQPMREIDILNFLLDLSPELKATYELYQDLLFAIQSKNVNRFNHLLETEHPMISPELQTSFQTFKTYTSYIYNTLTTPYTNGPIEGINNKIKVIKRIALKSSNVSRLDIAASIISNQEFL
- a CDS encoding ABC transporter substrate-binding protein; translated protein: MKKLLASLTVVLGLSTVVACSNETKGEQVTPETPTTEESTDTTKETGNDLVVTINEPVSIEFWHAMSGDNEKVVNELVENFNSTIGQEKGITVTPVYQGAYNDLKSKTTAAIKAKNAPAISQAYPDWVAEYLQSGAVVALNEYIEHPEVGITDFEDIAEAYRLENSQYTTDGTFYSLPFNKSTEVLYYNKTFFEEHGLTVPTTWTELEEVSKQITEITGKPAFGFDSAQNAFITLVQQFGGQYTTSQGEVLFGETDAAVQALEMIKRNTDAGYWRLPGEDKYMSGPFVSELVHMFIGSTSGSTHVVNDNFEWDSAPIPQVSDDTKAVIQQGTNVVVMNLGQTDEQVYAAYEFAKYLGSYEANLLWATNTGYLPIRQSVIDSAEYQAYISESGNSTKQTGPAQADYYFYDPAFYTDTFSSYNVRTEAGLAIERVVLEGMEPAAAVEAALKALK
- a CDS encoding PHP domain-containing protein — translated: MLVDLHMHTYYSDGSFSPREMVQLAKKKGLGLISVTDHNTIEAHEEFEAACQELEMNYVVGVELDCVFKTKSVHLLAYNFNVNEEFLAIIQKSRHQLDQMGIDLVKLMEKDYPQVSSEDYENYTYDRTKGGFKGIHYLMDRGLTDNLMDGFKFYKEYEVFYWNYEFPTVEEAIVQIHACGGKAVLAHPGKYYRFTPLDEVVEDFKLLVSQGIDGIECYYPIHSEELTACCVEFCQEHDLMITVGCDCHGEMSKKEDEYVMGCIKKEDSDLVLKF